Proteins encoded in a region of the Brevefilum fermentans genome:
- the tgt gene encoding tRNA guanosine(34) transglycosylase Tgt, with protein MQKPEKPSDTFTFELLAQDGDARVGVFHTPHGSIPTPIFAPVGTQATVKSLTQRHLRELDAKLILANTYHLYLRPGDDLIAEMGGLHKFMSWSGPILTDSGGFQVFSLADTRRVDEEGVTFKSHIDGSTHRFTPELSVAIQENLGSDIIMAFDECAEPYDREYNQRAVERTHRWAERCLAAKKRTDQALFGIVQGGAFPDLREASARVIAGLDLPGNAIGGLSVGETKPEMHQMIRVVNAVLPVEKPRYLMGVGTPQDLVECVGLGVDLFDCVLPTRLARHNAAMTDSGQMNLMNTRYARDERPISETCTCYTCQTHSRAYIRHLIQAREMLSGTLLSIHNVHTLLNLVARLRAAISAGEYAHFARAYLSNLNS; from the coding sequence ATGCAAAAACCCGAAAAACCATCAGACACCTTCACCTTTGAACTCCTGGCTCAGGATGGGGATGCCCGCGTTGGCGTTTTTCACACCCCGCACGGCTCGATCCCCACGCCGATCTTCGCGCCGGTGGGTACCCAGGCGACGGTCAAATCGTTAACCCAGCGCCATCTGCGTGAACTGGACGCGAAGCTGATTCTGGCGAATACCTATCACCTCTACCTGCGCCCGGGAGATGATCTGATCGCTGAAATGGGCGGGTTACACAAATTCATGAGCTGGAGCGGGCCAATCCTCACGGATTCTGGCGGTTTTCAGGTGTTTTCCCTTGCAGATACGCGCCGGGTCGATGAGGAAGGGGTGACCTTCAAAAGCCACATCGATGGTTCGACCCACCGGTTCACGCCCGAGCTTTCGGTGGCAATCCAGGAAAACCTGGGATCTGACATCATCATGGCGTTTGATGAATGTGCCGAACCCTACGACCGCGAATACAATCAGCGCGCCGTGGAGCGCACTCACCGCTGGGCAGAGCGCTGCCTGGCAGCCAAAAAGCGGACTGACCAGGCTCTGTTTGGCATCGTCCAGGGCGGGGCGTTTCCTGATTTGCGGGAGGCGTCGGCAAGAGTTATTGCCGGGCTGGACCTGCCGGGCAACGCCATCGGCGGGCTTTCGGTAGGTGAGACCAAACCCGAGATGCACCAGATGATCCGAGTGGTCAACGCAGTTTTGCCCGTTGAGAAACCGCGCTACCTGATGGGGGTGGGCACGCCGCAGGACCTGGTGGAGTGCGTTGGCTTGGGGGTTGATCTATTTGACTGCGTGCTGCCGACGCGACTGGCGCGGCACAACGCCGCCATGACCGACAGCGGTCAGATGAACCTGATGAATACCCGCTATGCCCGCGATGAGCGCCCGATCAGCGAGACCTGCACCTGCTATACCTGCCAGACTCATTCTCGGGCGTATATCCGCCACCTGATCCAGGCACGTGAGATGCTCTCAGGTACGCTGCTTTCGATCCACAATGTCCATACGCTGCTGAACCTGGTAGCCCGCCTGCGAGCCGCCATCTCAGCGGGAGAATATGCCCACTTTGCCAGGGCGTATTTATCAAACCTGAATTCATAA
- the nadD gene encoding nicotinate-nucleotide adenylyltransferase gives MTKKRLGIFGGTFDPPHIGHLILAAEARDQLALDTTLWVLTPDPPHKRGQEISSLTHRLDMIKLAIGDDDAFSLSYVDIDRPGPHYTVDTVKILKQEYPDQVLIYLLGGDSLHDLPNWYEVDALLENLDGVGVMRRPGDDIDLSKLYSALPQLEEKLNFVTAPLLEISADQIRRRVRQNRNFRYYLLPKIYEYICVNQVYQRETD, from the coding sequence ATGACAAAAAAACGTTTGGGGATTTTTGGCGGTACTTTTGACCCTCCGCATATCGGTCATTTGATTTTGGCAGCCGAAGCACGCGATCAGTTAGCGTTGGATACAACGCTTTGGGTGCTTACGCCAGATCCACCCCACAAACGCGGTCAAGAGATCTCTTCGCTGACACATCGGCTGGACATGATCAAACTGGCTATTGGTGATGACGACGCTTTTTCGCTCTCTTATGTGGACATTGACCGTCCGGGTCCCCATTATACGGTTGACACAGTAAAAATTTTGAAACAGGAATACCCCGACCAGGTGTTGATTTACCTGTTGGGCGGGGATTCTTTACACGACCTGCCCAACTGGTACGAGGTTGATGCATTACTGGAGAACCTGGATGGGGTCGGGGTGATGCGACGACCCGGGGATGATATTGATTTGAGCAAGCTGTATTCAGCTCTTCCTCAGCTTGAAGAGAAACTAAATTTTGTAACTGCACCCCTGTTGGAAATCTCAGCAGACCAGATTCGCCGGCGAGTCCGACAGAACCGTAACTTTCGATATTACCTGCTTCCGAAAATTTATGAATACATCTGTGTAAACCAAGTTTACCAGAGAGAAACCGATTAA
- the obgE gene encoding GTPase ObgE, which yields MYFDEAEIYVQSGRGGDGMVHFHREKYRPHGGPDGGDGGRGGDVILRVNPKKNTLFDFHHRARYVAADGRPGGPNNMTGKSAKDLIVEVPPGTLVYNADTGDLIGDMVEPEQTLVVVKGGRGGRGNQHFATSRNQMPQMAERGEPEEAKNLKLELKLIADIGIVGVPNAGKSSLLAVVSNAKPKIADYPFTTLTPNLGVARLDFDTTLVLADIPGLIEGAHQGVGLGSSFLRHIQRTRVLIHVLDGLSEDPLSDFSQINSEMALFDEKIVEKPQIVAFNKMDLPQVQERWPNIAVALKKLGFENIPISAVTHENVEKLLWRAATLLKEAPEPQPVEEMPVYRAEADPQAFTIQRTDDGWVVRGEAIERAASMTYWEHRESVRRFQRLIENIGVDDALRKAGIEEGDTVYIGDFELEWQD from the coding sequence ATGTATTTTGATGAAGCAGAAATCTATGTGCAATCAGGGCGGGGTGGCGATGGTATGGTACATTTCCACCGGGAGAAATATCGCCCGCACGGCGGCCCTGATGGGGGAGATGGTGGCAGGGGCGGTGATGTGATCCTGCGGGTTAACCCGAAAAAGAACACCCTGTTTGATTTTCATCATCGTGCAAGGTACGTTGCCGCTGACGGCAGACCTGGCGGACCGAACAATATGACCGGTAAATCGGCCAAAGACCTGATCGTTGAAGTGCCCCCCGGCACGCTGGTCTACAATGCAGATACAGGCGATCTTATCGGCGATATGGTTGAACCGGAGCAAACACTGGTGGTCGTTAAAGGCGGTCGCGGAGGACGCGGCAACCAGCATTTTGCCACCAGCCGTAACCAGATGCCCCAAATGGCGGAACGCGGAGAACCCGAAGAAGCAAAAAACCTCAAACTGGAATTGAAACTGATTGCAGATATTGGCATTGTTGGTGTGCCCAATGCGGGTAAATCCAGCTTGCTGGCGGTTGTCTCGAATGCAAAGCCGAAAATTGCTGACTACCCGTTTACGACACTCACCCCGAATTTGGGCGTTGCCAGGCTGGATTTCGATACAACACTGGTTCTGGCGGATATCCCAGGGTTGATCGAAGGCGCGCACCAGGGAGTCGGGCTGGGTTCTTCCTTTTTACGGCATATCCAGCGAACCCGGGTTTTGATCCATGTTTTGGACGGACTTTCTGAAGATCCGCTGTCTGACTTTTCGCAAATTAACAGTGAGATGGCGTTATTTGACGAGAAAATCGTTGAAAAACCGCAAATCGTGGCTTTTAATAAAATGGACCTGCCCCAGGTTCAGGAACGCTGGCCAAACATAGCCGTTGCGCTAAAGAAACTGGGATTTGAGAATATTCCAATTTCAGCTGTGACCCATGAAAATGTTGAAAAATTATTATGGCGAGCTGCAACGCTGCTTAAAGAAGCCCCAGAACCGCAACCGGTTGAAGAAATGCCCGTCTATCGTGCTGAAGCGGACCCGCAAGCCTTTACCATTCAAAGGACAGATGATGGTTGGGTTGTTCGCGGCGAAGCGATTGAACGAGCTGCTTCCATGACCTACTGGGAGCACCGAGAATCAGTCAGGCGTTTTCAGCGTCTGATAGAAAACATCGGTGTTGACGATGCCTTGCGCAAAGCCGGAATCGAGGAGGGTGATACGGTCTATATCGGCGATTTTGAATTAGAGTGGCAGGATTAA
- a CDS encoding cyclic 2,3-diphosphoglycerate synthase, which translates to MKKIRTIIMGAAGRDFHNFNTYFRGNEQYEVVAFTAAQIPNIEDRKYPPELAGDLYPEGIPILAEGQIETLIKEKNIDEVVFAYSDVTYTHVMSQAAIVNAAGADFRLLGTKETQIKSTKPVVSVCAVRTGAGKSQTSRRVATILQELGFKVAAIRHPMPYGDLVKQRVQRFADYSDLDKHECTIEEREEYEPHIDNGTIVFAGVDYEAILREAEKEVDIIVWDGGNNDFSFYVSDLLIVVADPHRAGHELLHYPSETNARLADVFVINKVDTANLEDVITVRKNLNKLNPDAVIVEGAIPMFVKDPEAIRGKRVLVVEDGPTHTHGDMPYGEGYITARRFGAGEIVDARPYAVGSIRETFEKFPGIGRVLPAMGYGGQMVRDLEETINATDADLVISGTPIDLNRVIKINKPIVRVHYELQEIGEPSLTSILKKKFM; encoded by the coding sequence ATGAAAAAAATTAGAACCATTATCATGGGTGCTGCAGGACGTGACTTTCACAACTTCAACACCTACTTCCGAGGAAATGAGCAATATGAAGTCGTTGCCTTTACCGCCGCCCAAATTCCCAACATTGAGGATCGCAAATACCCGCCAGAATTAGCCGGAGACCTTTACCCTGAAGGTATCCCGATCTTAGCAGAGGGACAGATAGAAACCTTGATCAAAGAAAAAAACATCGATGAAGTGGTGTTTGCATACAGCGATGTGACCTATACCCATGTGATGAGCCAGGCGGCTATCGTCAATGCAGCCGGCGCCGATTTTCGCTTATTGGGTACCAAGGAAACACAAATCAAATCCACCAAGCCCGTGGTTTCTGTGTGCGCTGTGAGGACGGGCGCGGGAAAAAGCCAGACGAGTCGACGCGTGGCGACGATCCTGCAAGAACTGGGTTTCAAAGTCGCTGCCATTCGGCATCCCATGCCCTATGGTGATCTTGTTAAACAAAGGGTGCAGCGTTTTGCTGACTACAGCGATCTGGACAAGCATGAATGCACCATTGAAGAGCGTGAGGAGTACGAACCCCATATTGACAACGGGACGATTGTTTTCGCCGGTGTCGATTACGAAGCGATTTTACGCGAAGCTGAAAAAGAAGTCGACATCATTGTGTGGGACGGTGGCAACAATGACTTCTCTTTCTACGTCAGTGATTTGCTGATCGTTGTGGCGGACCCGCATCGGGCCGGGCATGAACTGCTTCATTATCCCAGCGAAACCAACGCACGCCTGGCGGATGTGTTCGTGATCAACAAGGTTGACACAGCCAATCTGGAGGATGTGATCACGGTCAGAAAAAACCTTAATAAGCTGAACCCCGACGCTGTGATCGTTGAAGGCGCCATTCCTATGTTTGTGAAAGATCCCGAAGCCATTCGCGGTAAGCGCGTGCTGGTGGTTGAGGACGGACCGACGCATACTCACGGCGATATGCCTTATGGAGAGGGTTACATCACTGCCCGGCGCTTTGGCGCAGGAGAGATCGTGGATGCGCGCCCATACGCGGTCGGTTCAATCCGTGAGACTTTTGAAAAATTCCCCGGAATCGGCAGGGTTTTACCCGCGATGGGTTATGGCGGTCAGATGGTGCGAGACCTGGAAGAAACGATCAATGCAACGGATGCTGACCTGGTGATCTCGGGTACACCCATTGACCTGAACCGCGTGATTAAGATCAACAAACCCATTGTTCGTGTACACTACGAATTGCAAGAGATTGGTGAACCTTCATTGACATCTATTTTGAAGAAAAAGTTTATGTAA
- the uppP gene encoding undecaprenyl-diphosphatase UppP, which yields MSVIQAVILGVIQGVTEFLPISSSAHLVLLPYFFNWQLPVKETFIFNVLVQVGTLVAVIFYFRKDLAAILVDFFKQLFAGRPFVTPSARMGWLLILATIPAGLAGLLFSDLVEAAFTSPLVVGIALLVTAALMLLAERVSQNLGDSHDVTFSTALMMGVMQVFALVPGISRSGATISGGMLRHLRREAAGKFSFLMSIPIMLAAGALSTYKMVKEVPDLASFLPIMALGFLTALVVGYIAIRWLLKFLAKHSLAYFSAYCFLLGGVSILVWAVR from the coding sequence ATGTCCGTCATTCAGGCTGTTATCTTAGGGGTTATCCAGGGCGTCACCGAGTTTTTACCGATCTCGAGTTCGGCGCACCTGGTGCTGCTGCCCTATTTTTTTAACTGGCAGTTGCCGGTCAAAGAGACTTTCATCTTCAACGTCTTGGTGCAGGTCGGCACGCTGGTGGCTGTCATTTTCTATTTTCGCAAGGATCTGGCTGCCATCCTGGTTGATTTTTTCAAGCAACTGTTTGCCGGAAGGCCCTTTGTCACCCCCAGCGCCCGGATGGGCTGGCTGCTGATTTTGGCGACGATCCCTGCCGGGCTGGCTGGATTGCTGTTTTCCGACCTGGTGGAGGCGGCGTTCACATCTCCCCTCGTTGTCGGGATCGCCCTGCTGGTGACGGCTGCCCTGATGCTGTTGGCAGAAAGGGTCAGCCAGAATCTCGGGGATTCCCACGATGTGACTTTTTCAACCGCGTTGATGATGGGTGTGATGCAGGTGTTTGCCCTGGTGCCGGGAATTTCCCGTTCGGGCGCGACGATCTCCGGCGGGATGCTGCGTCACCTGCGCCGCGAAGCTGCGGGCAAGTTCTCATTTTTGATGTCGATCCCGATTATGCTGGCAGCAGGTGCTCTTTCAACCTATAAGATGGTGAAGGAAGTGCCGGATTTGGCAAGCTTTTTGCCGATCATGGCGCTGGGTTTCCTGACCGCACTGGTGGTGGGCTATATCGCCATCCGCTGGCTGCTGAAATTCCTGGCGAAACATTCGCTGGCTTATTTTTCTGCGTACTGCTTCCTGCTGGGTGGCGTTTCAATTCTGGTCTGGGCGGTGAGATAA
- the prfA gene encoding peptide chain release factor 1, producing the protein MLEKLTGIIQRFEEIEAQLAQVGDDYAAAIELSKERADLEALVMLARDYRETLDRIEETRVLLDAEDEDLRNLAEMELEALGDRRDQLEIQLKSMLVPKDPRDQRNVIMEIRAGAGGNEAGLFGADLFRMYSRYAERQNWKIEILSLHETGIGGIKEVSFMIKGKGAFSRLKFESGVHRVQRVPETEAQGRIHTSTATVAVLAEVDDVEIEIADSDISIEVFKSAGAGGQNVQKNATAVRITHLPTGMVVACQDERSQLQNKTRAMSILKARLFEIEEQKKHAQEAATRRSQVGTGERSEKIRTYNYPQNRVTDHRINLSSYNLVGFLDGDIDEFIDELTLVDEAEKLAMVEE; encoded by the coding sequence ATGCTTGAAAAACTTACCGGGATCATTCAACGCTTCGAGGAAATCGAAGCCCAACTGGCACAAGTCGGCGATGACTACGCCGCTGCTATTGAGCTATCAAAAGAACGCGCGGATCTTGAAGCACTGGTGATGCTGGCACGCGACTACCGAGAAACCCTGGATCGCATCGAGGAAACCAGAGTTCTACTTGATGCCGAAGATGAAGACCTGCGCAACTTGGCAGAAATGGAGCTCGAAGCCCTCGGAGATCGGCGCGACCAGCTTGAAATCCAGCTTAAGAGCATGCTCGTTCCCAAAGATCCGCGTGATCAACGCAATGTCATCATGGAAATTCGCGCGGGTGCTGGCGGTAACGAGGCAGGGCTGTTTGGAGCCGATCTGTTTCGGATGTACTCCCGCTATGCAGAGCGCCAGAACTGGAAAATCGAGATCCTCTCCCTTCATGAAACCGGCATCGGCGGGATAAAAGAGGTCAGCTTTATGATCAAGGGCAAGGGTGCCTTTTCGCGTTTGAAATTTGAATCAGGCGTGCACCGGGTGCAACGCGTCCCCGAAACCGAAGCCCAGGGACGCATTCACACCTCGACGGCTACCGTTGCCGTATTGGCAGAGGTTGACGATGTCGAAATCGAAATTGCCGATTCGGATATCTCCATCGAAGTTTTCAAATCTGCAGGCGCTGGCGGTCAAAACGTGCAGAAAAATGCCACCGCGGTCCGCATCACCCATCTCCCAACGGGCATGGTCGTCGCCTGCCAGGATGAACGCTCTCAGCTTCAAAACAAAACACGCGCGATGAGCATCCTTAAAGCGCGTCTGTTTGAAATCGAAGAACAAAAAAAGCACGCCCAGGAAGCCGCCACCCGGCGCTCACAAGTCGGCACAGGTGAACGCTCTGAAAAAATCCGCACCTACAACTACCCGCAAAACCGTGTCACCGATCACCGCATCAACCTTTCCTCCTATAACCTGGTCGGTTTTCTGGATGGTGATATCGACGAATTCATCGATGAACTAACCCTGGTTGACGAAGCCGAGAAATTAGCCATGGTGGAGGAATAA
- the argS gene encoding arginine--tRNA ligase, whose translation MFAAEKTFIESKIKAYLQSLEIEHAAIEFRQIPFSGEWGLAVPLFPLAAAEARTGKKINVPQRAQELAEGIKTYLGDDLGGFSHAEAVNGYLNLYFSTSTYAQRVIDTVLEQGAHYGCHPDRGETVMVEYSQPNTHKAFHVGHLRNVILGGSICRILECAGYKVIRANYLGDIGLHVIKWMWNYLKNHDGETPTEDHTHWMNQIYAEADRLFQDPENEAEVRALYARWNQRDPEILALWEKTRAWSLEGFDQIYHQLDEHFDRLYYESEVETAGVELVESLIASGLAQDERPEGPVIMDLDQILGTEDEYRVLVVLRSDSSSLYATKDLPLAIKKFEDYQLDKSIYVIDVRQSLYLKQIFKTLEIMGFEWADKLYHLAYELVNLPGNVTMASREGTVVLFDDLVREATRRAKAIVEEKNPELTETTKQEIAEAVALGAIKYTMLSRDNTKVVTFDWDAALDFNGQAAPYIQYAHVRAGSILRKAGQVLPELKVYPDELHKTEVDLIELMTRLPAEVYRAAEEYRPLIIANLSFEVARAFNDFYNSCQVLNAAPGIREFRLRLVAAAQQVLASSLRLLGIRAPSVM comes from the coding sequence ATGTTTGCAGCAGAGAAAACGTTTATCGAATCGAAAATCAAGGCGTATTTACAATCTTTGGAGATTGAACACGCGGCGATTGAATTTCGGCAGATTCCCTTCAGCGGTGAGTGGGGTCTGGCAGTGCCCCTGTTCCCTCTGGCAGCGGCTGAGGCGCGGACGGGGAAAAAGATCAATGTACCCCAACGCGCGCAGGAGCTGGCTGAGGGCATAAAAACCTACCTGGGGGATGATTTGGGCGGCTTTTCTCACGCTGAAGCCGTGAACGGCTACCTCAACCTGTATTTTTCAACCTCAACCTACGCGCAGCGGGTGATCGACACCGTATTGGAACAGGGGGCGCATTATGGCTGCCATCCCGACCGGGGTGAGACCGTAATGGTGGAATACTCACAGCCCAATACGCATAAAGCCTTTCATGTGGGGCACCTGCGCAATGTGATCCTGGGTGGCAGCATCTGCCGGATTTTGGAATGTGCGGGATACAAGGTGATCCGGGCGAATTACCTGGGTGATATTGGTCTGCATGTGATCAAATGGATGTGGAATTACTTGAAGAACCATGACGGTGAAACCCCCACTGAGGACCATACGCACTGGATGAACCAGATCTACGCAGAAGCGGACCGCTTGTTCCAGGATCCGGAAAATGAAGCGGAAGTGCGTGCCCTGTATGCCCGCTGGAATCAGAGAGACCCTGAAATACTTGCCTTGTGGGAAAAGACCCGTGCCTGGTCGCTGGAGGGGTTTGATCAAATCTATCACCAGTTGGACGAGCACTTTGACCGCTTGTATTATGAAAGTGAAGTGGAAACTGCGGGCGTTGAATTGGTCGAGAGCTTGATCGCATCAGGTCTGGCACAGGATGAACGTCCTGAGGGACCCGTGATTATGGATCTGGATCAAATTTTAGGAACCGAAGATGAATACCGGGTTTTAGTCGTGCTCCGATCCGATAGTTCATCGCTGTATGCAACCAAGGATTTGCCCTTGGCGATTAAAAAATTTGAAGACTATCAATTGGACAAATCGATTTATGTGATCGATGTGCGCCAGTCACTTTATTTAAAACAGATTTTTAAGACATTAGAGATCATGGGCTTTGAGTGGGCGGATAAACTCTACCACCTGGCTTATGAGCTGGTGAATCTGCCCGGAAATGTGACGATGGCATCTCGCGAAGGAACGGTGGTGCTGTTTGATGACCTGGTCAGAGAGGCGACACGCCGGGCTAAGGCAATTGTTGAAGAAAAGAACCCGGAACTAACTGAAACAACAAAACAAGAGATCGCCGAAGCGGTTGCACTGGGCGCAATTAAATACACGATGCTTTCGCGGGACAATACCAAAGTGGTCACCTTTGATTGGGATGCTGCGCTGGATTTTAACGGCCAGGCTGCGCCGTATATTCAGTACGCCCATGTAAGGGCAGGTAGCATATTGCGCAAAGCCGGGCAAGTTTTGCCGGAGCTTAAGGTTTATCCAGATGAATTGCACAAAACCGAAGTGGACCTGATTGAATTAATGACCCGGTTGCCCGCAGAAGTTTATCGGGCTGCCGAGGAGTATCGACCCTTGATTATTGCTAATCTGTCCTTTGAGGTTGCCAGGGCGTTTAATGACTTTTATAATTCTTGCCAGGTGCTTAATGCCGCGCCCGGCATACGGGAGTTTCGTTTACGGCTGGTTGCAGCAGCACAGCAAGTGCTGGCAAGCAGCTTGCGGTTGCTGGGAATCAGAGCGCCCAGTGTCATGTAA
- a CDS encoding PHP domain-containing protein, with product MNTEDTHLWLRVELHVHTAASTDSLVSLQKLINHCQRIGIDRVAITDHNSIDGALEAHALAPERVIVGEEIETTQGELLGYFMTEHVPPGLEPMEAIHRLRAQGAVISVAHPFDRVRSAQWTAEGLLSIALHVDAIEVFNARCLGNHPNQQAANFARAQALLTTVGSDAHSLVEIGQASLCMPPFDDAGGFISALQYAVPRTRLSPAYVHLFSTYAKLVKRLRKVKIAHH from the coding sequence ATGAACACTGAAGATACCCACCTCTGGCTGCGGGTTGAGCTGCACGTGCACACGGCTGCCTCGACCGATAGCCTGGTTTCACTCCAAAAACTGATCAATCATTGCCAGCGCATCGGCATCGATCGCGTCGCGATCACTGATCACAACAGCATCGATGGCGCACTGGAGGCTCACGCCCTGGCGCCTGAACGGGTCATCGTCGGGGAAGAGATCGAAACCACCCAGGGCGAACTCCTCGGGTATTTCATGACCGAGCACGTCCCACCCGGGCTTGAGCCCATGGAAGCCATCCACCGCCTGCGCGCCCAGGGCGCGGTGATCAGCGTGGCGCATCCCTTTGATCGCGTCCGCAGCGCACAATGGACCGCAGAGGGGCTGCTGTCTATTGCACTTCACGTGGATGCAATTGAAGTCTTCAATGCCCGCTGCCTGGGCAATCACCCTAACCAGCAAGCCGCAAACTTTGCCAGAGCCCAGGCTTTGCTGACCACCGTTGGCTCTGACGCGCACAGCCTGGTTGAGATTGGGCAGGCATCGCTGTGCATGCCCCCCTTCGATGATGCAGGCGGTTTTATCTCAGCCCTGCAATACGCTGTGCCCAGAACCCGGCTTTCACCGGCATACGTACACCTCTTTTCGACCTATGCAAAACTGGTTAAAAGGCTCCGAAAAGTAAAAATCGCTCATCATTGA
- a CDS encoding glycosyltransferase family protein codes for MVMQQERKYPVFVMCGRDHQRSRLLKNIDPDEKYKSKALLPFLGRRLIDWQLEALNRSSYIEGLYLLGLSAADARFSFPVHYVPVETTAEFPDKLAAGLEYLSAIGKNSHLVVISSSDAPGIQTPQINQFFEHLNSLPGSEFVLSLVPEDRVEVAFPNSGRVVLRFRDQNLILGELFALSPRAIRNNRKIISQISTRRLQINRQAEKINPKPVIRLLAQKPHMWGVIIKYLFGRATLEDAERMITKTFGYQTKGVIISDAGFGMDIDLPEDYERLKSYVQALMCPP; via the coding sequence ATGGTCATGCAACAGGAAAGAAAATACCCGGTCTTTGTGATGTGCGGGCGAGACCATCAACGGAGCAGATTATTAAAAAACATCGACCCGGACGAGAAGTACAAATCCAAAGCTTTACTGCCTTTTTTGGGCAGGCGCTTGATTGATTGGCAACTGGAAGCGCTGAACCGCTCCTCTTACATTGAAGGGCTCTACCTGCTCGGGCTATCCGCAGCGGATGCCCGTTTCAGCTTTCCGGTTCACTACGTGCCCGTTGAAACGACGGCAGAATTCCCTGATAAACTTGCAGCCGGTCTAGAATATCTCAGCGCAATCGGTAAAAATTCGCACCTGGTGGTGATCAGTTCAAGCGATGCGCCAGGAATCCAAACACCCCAGATCAACCAGTTCTTCGAACATTTGAATTCCCTGCCAGGAAGTGAATTTGTGTTATCGCTGGTTCCCGAAGACCGGGTCGAAGTTGCCTTCCCAAATTCTGGGCGGGTCGTACTCCGCTTTCGTGATCAAAACCTTATCCTGGGTGAGCTTTTCGCCCTCAGTCCGCGCGCCATTCGTAACAATCGCAAAATCATCTCCCAGATCAGCACCCGTCGCCTCCAGATCAACCGCCAGGCGGAAAAGATCAATCCCAAGCCGGTGATCCGCTTACTGGCTCAAAAACCTCACATGTGGGGCGTGATCATCAAGTATCTTTTCGGGCGGGCAACCTTGGAGGACGCTGAACGAATGATCACAAAAACCTTCGGCTACCAGACCAAGGGGGTGATCATTTCCGATGCAGGTTTTGGTATGGATATCGATCTCCCCGAGGATTATGAGCGCCTGAAATCATATGTTCAGGCATTAATGTGTCCCCCATAG
- the rpsT gene encoding 30S ribosomal protein S20: MANIKSQIKRNRQNKKRRDQNREVRGRARTALKKARLAIESGNVEEARTATQVATKAIDKAAAKGVYHQNKAARQKSRLMQRLNRMD, encoded by the coding sequence TTGGCAAATATTAAATCGCAAATCAAACGCAATCGTCAAAATAAAAAGCGACGCGACCAGAATCGTGAGGTTCGGGGACGAGCCCGCACAGCCCTTAAAAAAGCCAGGCTGGCGATTGAGAGCGGCAATGTTGAGGAAGCGCGCACAGCGACCCAGGTTGCGACAAAAGCCATCGATAAAGCCGCCGCAAAGGGCGTTTATCATCAGAACAAGGCTGCACGCCAGAAAAGCCGACTGATGCAGCGATTAAACCGTATGGATTAG
- a CDS encoding type 2 periplasmic-binding domain-containing protein translates to MKVIIRVAFVLAFGLVLTACQPPLPGALESVEPEVITVQVTPAVEHWLPRVAACAQEIPDFGVYARVRPRADLAGEDSDLVLRLGERMEGDVFVAVMGSEEIVLVAGRDVPTAALSLESLQAIYAGEISDWADVPEARVNPGAGVAPIVPLAYPAEHEMTFLFRKAFLHDAAIPSAVQTFSTVGFLEELLALYPTGIGFLLQSQATEGMRIVPIDAETPIASKQYVLAVTSQAPEGRLKALLTCLQSAQ, encoded by the coding sequence ATGAAAGTGATAATACGGGTTGCCTTTGTCCTGGCTTTTGGGCTTGTATTGACGGCTTGCCAGCCTCCATTGCCCGGCGCGCTGGAGAGCGTTGAGCCCGAGGTGATCACAGTGCAGGTTACCCCGGCGGTGGAACACTGGCTGCCGCGAGTCGCCGCCTGTGCGCAGGAGATCCCCGATTTTGGTGTTTATGCCCGGGTTCGACCCCGAGCAGACCTGGCGGGTGAAGATAGCGACCTGGTCTTGCGCCTGGGGGAGCGGATGGAGGGCGATGTGTTCGTGGCGGTGATGGGCAGCGAGGAAATCGTCCTGGTGGCAGGAAGAGACGTGCCGACGGCTGCCCTGAGCCTGGAGAGCCTGCAGGCGATCTACGCCGGGGAGATCAGCGACTGGGCTGATGTCCCTGAAGCACGGGTCAACCCGGGCGCAGGAGTAGCGCCGATTGTACCCCTGGCTTACCCTGCCGAGCATGAAATGACGTTTCTCTTCAGGAAGGCATTTCTACACGATGCCGCCATCCCGAGCGCCGTGCAGACTTTTTCAACAGTGGGATTTTTAGAAGAACTGCTGGCGTTGTACCCCACGGGGATCGGTTTCCTGCTGCAGAGCCAGGCGACGGAGGGAATGCGCATTGTGCCCATCGACGCTGAAACGCCGATTGCCAGCAAGCAGTACGTGTTGGCGGTCACCTCACAGGCGCCGGAAGGCCGTTTGAAGGCGCTGCTGACTTGCTTGCAGAGCGCTCAATGA